The DNA sequence GTTTTGTCCGCCGCTCAACCGGCTGTAGAAAACATCGAGGCTGGCCACTCGATTTTTATAGGAAAGCACACAGGCGTCGAACACTCGGCCGGTGTTGGACCAATTGTTAACGCCGATAAGCCGTTCGTTGCCATAGCGCAACTCCTGACGACCGATTTTCAGTTGCAGCGGCGTGGAGAAAAGACGGTCCAGCATAAAATAAGCCTGATGAAAATCCAGGGCGTCGGCGCTTGCATCCATGGTTCCGCGCGCCAGGGAGGTGTTTTCGCCGCCAAAGGGGCGGCTGTCCTGCATTTGCAGGAAAACCTGAATGCCGGGTTCAGGACGAACCTGCAGGCCGAATCGGCTGCGCAACAGGTGATAATGATTCGGTTTGCTTCTGGGAAGAAAGGATCGATCCTCCACTTCGCTGCGATAGCGGATTTGCCCGCTGAAGGAATAGATAGGCGATTGCGGCCACGCTGCGTCGGAGAGCGCGAAGGCCAACCAGAGTGAGACCTGTATTTTTTTTATTCGTATCAACTGATTTCTCCTGATAGATAGGCCGCGGTTTTTTCATTTTGCGGATGGTTGAAGAATTGTTCGGCCGGACCGGATTCCACCAGCTCGCCCATGTAGAAAAAGAGCACATAATCCGCGATGCGCCGCGCCTGGCGCAGGATGTGGGTTACCACCGCCAGGGTATATTTATCTTTCAGCAATTTGAATTGTCCTTCGATCAACCGGGCTGAGATGGGGTCCAGCGCCGAGGTCGGTTCATCCGCCAGGATCACCGAGGGTTCGATGGCCAGCGCGCGCGCCAGAGCCAGGCGCTGCTGCTGGCCTACAGAGAGCCTGGCAGCCGGCTCATGCAACCGGCCGCCCAGCTCTTCCCACAGGCCGGCCAGCCGCAGATAATTTTCCACCAGCAGGCTCCATTTGGTTTTTTCATCCAAATGGCCGCTGATCTGCTTGACCTCGCCATTGCCGGATAGGGCGACGGCAGTGGTCAGGCCGTTGATGTGGCTGAGCAACTCCGCCTCGGACAGACGATGGATGCGAGGCGCAAAAGCGATGTTGTCATAGATGGACATGGGCAGAGGAAACGGGCGTTGCGGCAAAAAACCGATCTTTTTGCGCAACGCCAGCAGATCGGCCTGCGGCGCATAGATGTCTTCGTTGTCCACCAGCACTTGGCCGGTCACCTGCACACCCTCCTGCAGGTCGATGAGCCGGTTCAGGCATTTCAGAAACGTGGTTTTTCCGCACCCCGAAGGGCCGATCACAGCGGTTATTTTTCCCACCGGCAGGTCCACGCTCACATCGCGCAACGCCTGATGCGCGCCATAGCGGACGGATAAATTTCTGATCTGAATCGCCATAGGATCCTATTTGATCACATTTTTGGAGAATTGAAGGTAAATCCAGCGCGACAGGAGACTGAGCAGCAGGACGATGATGAACAAAATCAACGCAGAGGCGTACGCCCGCTGCTGCACCTCCGCGATGGGCGTGCTGATCTGGAAAAAAATGGCCAGCGGCAGAGAAGCCACCGGGTCCAACAAAGATCCAGGCATGTGGTCGGAAAAGCCGGCGGTGAACAGGATCGACGCGGCGTCGCCGATGGCCCGGCTGAAGGCCAGCATGACCGCGGTGAGCAAACCGCCGATGGTCTGGCGCAGGATGACCGTGCTCGAGCTCTCCAACCGTGTGAGACCCAGGGCGTAGGCGGTCTCTTTCAGCTCCTGCGGCGCCATGCGGATGACCTCCTCCATGGCGCGAGTCATGATCGGCGTGATCAGTAACGCCAAAGTGATGATGCCCGCCAGCAACGAAGAGCGCAGGCCGATCATCATCATGATGATGAAACCAGAGGCTCCGTAGACGATGGAGGGCGTACCCCAGAGCACATCCAAAGCCAGACGGCTGAAATAGGTCAACCGGCCGCTGCTGTACTCTTTTTGCAGAGCAAAGGCCAACGGCACGCTGATCAGCAGAGCCAGTAACGTGGCGCCGCCGGCCAGATAGATCGAGCCGACGACGGCGTTGGCTACACCGCCCTCTTTGCCCAGATAAAATCCACCCTTGGGTGTTTGCGTGATCATGGACCAGCTCATGGCGCTAAAACCCTTGACCAAGATGACCGCCATGATGGCGGCCAGAATCAGGACAACCCCATACAGGGAAAGCCGCATCACGCCGATCGCCAGCTTTTCTTTGTTTCTCCGGTTCATGCGCTAACGGACCTCCAGTTTGCCGAGAATGCGATGGGCGATGAGGTTGACGGCGATGATGATGACCATAAGGATCAGAGCGGCCAGCATGATGGCTGAATCATACAGCGGGATCGACATCATCTCCCCGTAATTATTGGCGATCAAAGCCGGCAGGGTGTAGGCTGGATCAAAGAGCGAACGCGGCGTTTTGGCCACGTTGCCGATCACCATCATCACTGCGATGGTCTCGCCGAACGCACGGCTGAAACCAAGCAGAACCGCAGCAAAGAAACCCCGCTGCGCATGGCGCACCACCACATGACGCGTAGTCTCCCAGCGCGTACACCCCAAAGCCAGCGCGGTCAGCCGCGCCTCCGCCGGAACCGCCAGCAGCACCTCCATGCTCAACGAGATGATGAATGGTACTACCATGACCGCCAACACCATGCCGCCGGCGATCAGAGTGTATCCTGAATTGGCATAACCCAGCCAGCCGCCGATGGTTCGTGTCAGCGGCACGATGACGAGAACGCCCCATAATCCATAAATGACTGAAGGAATGGCTGCCAGCACCTCCAGGATGGGGCGAAAACTCTGCTGCAGGCGTGTGGAAGAGTATTCGCTCAGATAGATCGCGGCCAGCAGGCAGGGCGGAACCGCCAGCAGTAGAGCGATCAGCGTTACAACCACAGTACTGATGATAAAAGGAAAGAACCCGAACTCGCCTTTGAGCGGCCGCCAGCTGTCGCCGGTGAAAAGCTCCCATAAAGACACCTGCATCAGTATGGGCCGGCTTTTGACCACAAGCCCCACCAACAGGAGCAGCGCCATCATCACAGATAGAAGGAGAAAAATTCTCGCCAGGATTTGACTGACGGAATCGAGACAGGAACGTCGATGCATCATGATGCTTACCGCTTCCGTAGGGGACAGAGATCAATGGGTTGGTTT is a window from the bacterium genome containing:
- a CDS encoding phosphate ABC transporter ATP-binding protein, with the protein product MAIQIRNLSVRYGAHQALRDVSVDLPVGKITAVIGPSGCGKTTFLKCLNRLIDLQEGVQVTGQVLVDNEDIYAPQADLLALRKKIGFLPQRPFPLPMSIYDNIAFAPRIHRLSEAELLSHINGLTTAVALSGNGEVKQISGHLDEKTKWSLLVENYLRLAGLWEELGGRLHEPAARLSVGQQQRLALARALAIEPSVILADEPTSALDPISARLIEGQFKLLKDKYTLAVVTHILRQARRIADYVLFFYMGELVESGPAEQFFNHPQNEKTAAYLSGEIS
- a CDS encoding ABC transporter permease subunit produces the protein MNRRNKEKLAIGVMRLSLYGVVLILAAIMAVILVKGFSAMSWSMITQTPKGGFYLGKEGGVANAVVGSIYLAGGATLLALLISVPLAFALQKEYSSGRLTYFSRLALDVLWGTPSIVYGASGFIIMMMIGLRSSLLAGIITLALLITPIMTRAMEEVIRMAPQELKETAYALGLTRLESSSTVILRQTIGGLLTAVMLAFSRAIGDAASILFTAGFSDHMPGSLLDPVASLPLAIFFQISTPIAEVQQRAYASALILFIIVLLLSLLSRWIYLQFSKNVIK
- the pstC gene encoding phosphate ABC transporter permease subunit PstC, whose amino-acid sequence is MMHRRSCLDSVSQILARIFLLLSVMMALLLLVGLVVKSRPILMQVSLWELFTGDSWRPLKGEFGFFPFIISTVVVTLIALLLAVPPCLLAAIYLSEYSSTRLQQSFRPILEVLAAIPSVIYGLWGVLVIVPLTRTIGGWLGYANSGYTLIAGGMVLAVMVVPFIISLSMEVLLAVPAEARLTALALGCTRWETTRHVVVRHAQRGFFAAVLLGFSRAFGETIAVMMVIGNVAKTPRSLFDPAYTLPALIANNYGEMMSIPLYDSAIMLAALILMVIIIAVNLIAHRILGKLEVR